One stretch of Myxocyprinus asiaticus isolate MX2 ecotype Aquarium Trade chromosome 23, UBuf_Myxa_2, whole genome shotgun sequence DNA includes these proteins:
- the LOC127414116 gene encoding uncharacterized protein LOC127414116 isoform X2, translated as MYRKDTIGPEYFRYRNDARLMRTREAMVDFVYSRPSNHSLDALSFGCGFVPELDRFASHLTPYMSSDDEDYDDFDKYGVRTNNRYCGFAHNFLERGLPKPYKHITPEEAERNTKELVDEEEKLKKKAEKKKQKKMRQKERRRQEKLEKENADNEKNKPVHVDPGSQKNKHADKDKNKMKNNKCSSASPGPQCTSAPVQSSDSSDGEESEEEDVSNIEPEELDMNSCFVSNAAAIAKRKLEQKPKPDKKEKKATPANSSKQHGSEEKGATVPQKQIDNNVEVESAEAVSANDFITKSVELAVLGNQYAASGNLEMAVKYFTDAIKHNPKEYKLFGNRSFCYEKMLQYEKALTDADIALSMNPKWIKGLYRKGKALVGLKRYFEARLTYNEVLKLDSTCKDAAEELMRVQLIQLMEMGFTREQSSNALILHGTVEKAFEGLSVVPGLAPVLVPRENEFMSRERNPQPPAKFPLRPLPQYQHRPNTPATAPVTYPLELFPVWVGNLVPSITEGRIYALFKSVGPVHSAKVLPARRCAFVNYTKKEDCETAIRDFHGHAIDGTTLVVRYPDRIHTRLGVSRDASTESPGKAGKQSDECYFWRTTGCIKKDRCTFPHIPENKGIDRHKGESQP; from the exons ATGTATAGAAAAGACACAATTGGACCGG AGTACTTCCGCTATCGTAATGATGCACGCCTCATGCGGACTCGC GAAGCAATGGTAGATTTTGTTTATAGTAGACCCTCGAACCACTCCTTAGATGCCCTAAGTTTTGGCTGTGGATTTG ttccaGAACTGGACCGCTTCGCCTCTCATTTGACACCTTATATGTCATCAGATGATGAAGATTATGATGATTTTGATAAATATGGTGTCCGTACAAACAACAGATACTGTGGCTTTGCTCACAACTTCCTTGAGAGAGGCCTGCCAAAACCCTACAAACACATAACACCAGAG gaAGCAGAAAGAAATACTAAAGAACTGGTGGATGAAGAAGAGAAACTTAAGAAAAAAGCGGAGaagaaaaagcagaaaaaaatg AGACAGAAGGAGAGACGTCGGCAGGAAAAATTAGAGAAGGAAAATGcagataatgaaaaaaataaaccg GTACACGTTGACCCTGGATCACAAAAGAATAAACATGCagataaagataaaaataaaatgaaaaacaataaatgttcATCTGCATCTCCTGGCCCTCAATGCACCTCAGCACCTGTGCAAAGCAGTGATAGCAGTGATGGTGAGGAAAGCGAAGAAGAGGATGTCTCAAATATTGAACCAGAG GAGCTTGACATGAATAGCTGCTTTGTATCAAACGCAGCAGCCATCGCCAAGCGCAAACTGGAACAAAAGCCCAAACCTgacaagaaagaaaagaaagctaCTCCAGCAAACTCCAGTAAACAGCATGGGTCAGAGGAGAAAGGTGCCACTGTGCCACAAAAACAG ATTGATAACAATGTGGAGGTGGAGTCTGCGGAGGCAGTCAGTGCAaatgattttattacaaaaagCGTGGAGCTGGCAG TTTTGGGTAACCAATATGCTGCTTCAGGAAACCTAGAGATGGCTGTGAAATATTTTACAGATGCTATAAAACACAACCCTAAAGAGTATAA GTTATTTGGGAATCGCTCTTTCTGCTATGAAAAGATGCTGCAGTATGAAAAAGCTTTAACAGATGCTGATATTGCTCTTTCTATGAATCCCAAATGGATTAAAGGACTTTACAGAAAAGGCAAAGCGCTGGTTGGGCTAAAG AGGTATTTTGAAGCCAGACTTACCTATAATGAAGTCTTAAAGCTGGACAGCACATGTAAGGATGCAGCTGAGGAGTTGATGAGGGTGCAGCTCATCCAGCTTATG GAAATGGGATTCACTAGAGAGCAGAGTTCAAATGCCCTTATTCTTCATGGAACTGTAGAAAAAGCCTTTGAAGGACTCTCTGTAGTACCAG GTTTAGCCCCTGTTCTTGTGCCCAGAGAAAATGAGTTTATGTCTCGAGAAAGAAACCCACAACCTCCAGCTAAATTCCCTCTCAGACCTCTTCCTCAGTATCAGCATAGACCCAATACCCCAGCAACTGCTCCAGTTACTTATCCTCT AGAGCTATTCCCTGTCTGGGTCGGAAATCTGGTGCCTTCTATAACAGAGGGAAGGATTTATGCATTATTTAAATC TGTTGGACCAGTCCATAGTGCAAAAGTGTTACCGGCAAGACGCTGTGCGTTTGTTAACTACACCAAAAAGGAGGATTGTGAGACAGCTATCCGAGATTTCCAT GGTCATGCTATTGATGGAACAACTCTAGTGGTGCGTTATCCAGATAGGATACACACACGACTTGGCGTGTCCAGAGATGCATCTACAGAGTCCCCAGGCAAGGCTGG CAAACAATCTGATGAATGCTATTTTTGGAGGACAACTGGCTGCATTAAGAAGGATCGCTGCACTTTCCCGCATATACCAGAAAACAAGGGCATTGACAGACATAAAGGGGAATCACAACCCTGA
- the LOC127414116 gene encoding uncharacterized protein LOC127414116 isoform X1, with protein sequence MRVSANWVQRWRRIQRKQYEYFRYRNDARLMRTREAMVDFVYSRPSNHSLDALSFGCGFVPELDRFASHLTPYMSSDDEDYDDFDKYGVRTNNRYCGFAHNFLERGLPKPYKHITPEEAERNTKELVDEEEKLKKKAEKKKQKKMRQKERRRQEKLEKENADNEKNKPVHVDPGSQKNKHADKDKNKMKNNKCSSASPGPQCTSAPVQSSDSSDGEESEEEDVSNIEPEELDMNSCFVSNAAAIAKRKLEQKPKPDKKEKKATPANSSKQHGSEEKGATVPQKQIDNNVEVESAEAVSANDFITKSVELAVLGNQYAASGNLEMAVKYFTDAIKHNPKEYKLFGNRSFCYEKMLQYEKALTDADIALSMNPKWIKGLYRKGKALVGLKRYFEARLTYNEVLKLDSTCKDAAEELMRVQLIQLMEMGFTREQSSNALILHGTVEKAFEGLSVVPGLAPVLVPRENEFMSRERNPQPPAKFPLRPLPQYQHRPNTPATAPVTYPLELFPVWVGNLVPSITEGRIYALFKSVGPVHSAKVLPARRCAFVNYTKKEDCETAIRDFHGHAIDGTTLVVRYPDRIHTRLGVSRDASTESPGKAGKQSDECYFWRTTGCIKKDRCTFPHIPENKGIDRHKGESQP encoded by the exons ATGCGCGTGAGCGCGAATTGGGTGCAAAGGTGGAGAAGAATCCAGAGAAAACAATACG AGTACTTCCGCTATCGTAATGATGCACGCCTCATGCGGACTCGC GAAGCAATGGTAGATTTTGTTTATAGTAGACCCTCGAACCACTCCTTAGATGCCCTAAGTTTTGGCTGTGGATTTG ttccaGAACTGGACCGCTTCGCCTCTCATTTGACACCTTATATGTCATCAGATGATGAAGATTATGATGATTTTGATAAATATGGTGTCCGTACAAACAACAGATACTGTGGCTTTGCTCACAACTTCCTTGAGAGAGGCCTGCCAAAACCCTACAAACACATAACACCAGAG gaAGCAGAAAGAAATACTAAAGAACTGGTGGATGAAGAAGAGAAACTTAAGAAAAAAGCGGAGaagaaaaagcagaaaaaaatg AGACAGAAGGAGAGACGTCGGCAGGAAAAATTAGAGAAGGAAAATGcagataatgaaaaaaataaaccg GTACACGTTGACCCTGGATCACAAAAGAATAAACATGCagataaagataaaaataaaatgaaaaacaataaatgttcATCTGCATCTCCTGGCCCTCAATGCACCTCAGCACCTGTGCAAAGCAGTGATAGCAGTGATGGTGAGGAAAGCGAAGAAGAGGATGTCTCAAATATTGAACCAGAG GAGCTTGACATGAATAGCTGCTTTGTATCAAACGCAGCAGCCATCGCCAAGCGCAAACTGGAACAAAAGCCCAAACCTgacaagaaagaaaagaaagctaCTCCAGCAAACTCCAGTAAACAGCATGGGTCAGAGGAGAAAGGTGCCACTGTGCCACAAAAACAG ATTGATAACAATGTGGAGGTGGAGTCTGCGGAGGCAGTCAGTGCAaatgattttattacaaaaagCGTGGAGCTGGCAG TTTTGGGTAACCAATATGCTGCTTCAGGAAACCTAGAGATGGCTGTGAAATATTTTACAGATGCTATAAAACACAACCCTAAAGAGTATAA GTTATTTGGGAATCGCTCTTTCTGCTATGAAAAGATGCTGCAGTATGAAAAAGCTTTAACAGATGCTGATATTGCTCTTTCTATGAATCCCAAATGGATTAAAGGACTTTACAGAAAAGGCAAAGCGCTGGTTGGGCTAAAG AGGTATTTTGAAGCCAGACTTACCTATAATGAAGTCTTAAAGCTGGACAGCACATGTAAGGATGCAGCTGAGGAGTTGATGAGGGTGCAGCTCATCCAGCTTATG GAAATGGGATTCACTAGAGAGCAGAGTTCAAATGCCCTTATTCTTCATGGAACTGTAGAAAAAGCCTTTGAAGGACTCTCTGTAGTACCAG GTTTAGCCCCTGTTCTTGTGCCCAGAGAAAATGAGTTTATGTCTCGAGAAAGAAACCCACAACCTCCAGCTAAATTCCCTCTCAGACCTCTTCCTCAGTATCAGCATAGACCCAATACCCCAGCAACTGCTCCAGTTACTTATCCTCT AGAGCTATTCCCTGTCTGGGTCGGAAATCTGGTGCCTTCTATAACAGAGGGAAGGATTTATGCATTATTTAAATC TGTTGGACCAGTCCATAGTGCAAAAGTGTTACCGGCAAGACGCTGTGCGTTTGTTAACTACACCAAAAAGGAGGATTGTGAGACAGCTATCCGAGATTTCCAT GGTCATGCTATTGATGGAACAACTCTAGTGGTGCGTTATCCAGATAGGATACACACACGACTTGGCGTGTCCAGAGATGCATCTACAGAGTCCCCAGGCAAGGCTGG CAAACAATCTGATGAATGCTATTTTTGGAGGACAACTGGCTGCATTAAGAAGGATCGCTGCACTTTCCCGCATATACCAGAAAACAAGGGCATTGACAGACATAAAGGGGAATCACAACCCTGA
- the LOC127414116 gene encoding uncharacterized protein LOC127414116 isoform X3, whose amino-acid sequence MEVPELDRFASHLTPYMSSDDEDYDDFDKYGVRTNNRYCGFAHNFLERGLPKPYKHITPEEAERNTKELVDEEEKLKKKAEKKKQKKMRQKERRRQEKLEKENADNEKNKPVHVDPGSQKNKHADKDKNKMKNNKCSSASPGPQCTSAPVQSSDSSDGEESEEEDVSNIEPEELDMNSCFVSNAAAIAKRKLEQKPKPDKKEKKATPANSSKQHGSEEKGATVPQKQIDNNVEVESAEAVSANDFITKSVELAVLGNQYAASGNLEMAVKYFTDAIKHNPKEYKLFGNRSFCYEKMLQYEKALTDADIALSMNPKWIKGLYRKGKALVGLKRYFEARLTYNEVLKLDSTCKDAAEELMRVQLIQLMEMGFTREQSSNALILHGTVEKAFEGLSVVPGLAPVLVPRENEFMSRERNPQPPAKFPLRPLPQYQHRPNTPATAPVTYPLELFPVWVGNLVPSITEGRIYALFKSVGPVHSAKVLPARRCAFVNYTKKEDCETAIRDFHGHAIDGTTLVVRYPDRIHTRLGVSRDASTESPGKAGKQSDECYFWRTTGCIKKDRCTFPHIPENKGIDRHKGESQP is encoded by the exons atggagg ttccaGAACTGGACCGCTTCGCCTCTCATTTGACACCTTATATGTCATCAGATGATGAAGATTATGATGATTTTGATAAATATGGTGTCCGTACAAACAACAGATACTGTGGCTTTGCTCACAACTTCCTTGAGAGAGGCCTGCCAAAACCCTACAAACACATAACACCAGAG gaAGCAGAAAGAAATACTAAAGAACTGGTGGATGAAGAAGAGAAACTTAAGAAAAAAGCGGAGaagaaaaagcagaaaaaaatg AGACAGAAGGAGAGACGTCGGCAGGAAAAATTAGAGAAGGAAAATGcagataatgaaaaaaataaaccg GTACACGTTGACCCTGGATCACAAAAGAATAAACATGCagataaagataaaaataaaatgaaaaacaataaatgttcATCTGCATCTCCTGGCCCTCAATGCACCTCAGCACCTGTGCAAAGCAGTGATAGCAGTGATGGTGAGGAAAGCGAAGAAGAGGATGTCTCAAATATTGAACCAGAG GAGCTTGACATGAATAGCTGCTTTGTATCAAACGCAGCAGCCATCGCCAAGCGCAAACTGGAACAAAAGCCCAAACCTgacaagaaagaaaagaaagctaCTCCAGCAAACTCCAGTAAACAGCATGGGTCAGAGGAGAAAGGTGCCACTGTGCCACAAAAACAG ATTGATAACAATGTGGAGGTGGAGTCTGCGGAGGCAGTCAGTGCAaatgattttattacaaaaagCGTGGAGCTGGCAG TTTTGGGTAACCAATATGCTGCTTCAGGAAACCTAGAGATGGCTGTGAAATATTTTACAGATGCTATAAAACACAACCCTAAAGAGTATAA GTTATTTGGGAATCGCTCTTTCTGCTATGAAAAGATGCTGCAGTATGAAAAAGCTTTAACAGATGCTGATATTGCTCTTTCTATGAATCCCAAATGGATTAAAGGACTTTACAGAAAAGGCAAAGCGCTGGTTGGGCTAAAG AGGTATTTTGAAGCCAGACTTACCTATAATGAAGTCTTAAAGCTGGACAGCACATGTAAGGATGCAGCTGAGGAGTTGATGAGGGTGCAGCTCATCCAGCTTATG GAAATGGGATTCACTAGAGAGCAGAGTTCAAATGCCCTTATTCTTCATGGAACTGTAGAAAAAGCCTTTGAAGGACTCTCTGTAGTACCAG GTTTAGCCCCTGTTCTTGTGCCCAGAGAAAATGAGTTTATGTCTCGAGAAAGAAACCCACAACCTCCAGCTAAATTCCCTCTCAGACCTCTTCCTCAGTATCAGCATAGACCCAATACCCCAGCAACTGCTCCAGTTACTTATCCTCT AGAGCTATTCCCTGTCTGGGTCGGAAATCTGGTGCCTTCTATAACAGAGGGAAGGATTTATGCATTATTTAAATC TGTTGGACCAGTCCATAGTGCAAAAGTGTTACCGGCAAGACGCTGTGCGTTTGTTAACTACACCAAAAAGGAGGATTGTGAGACAGCTATCCGAGATTTCCAT GGTCATGCTATTGATGGAACAACTCTAGTGGTGCGTTATCCAGATAGGATACACACACGACTTGGCGTGTCCAGAGATGCATCTACAGAGTCCCCAGGCAAGGCTGG CAAACAATCTGATGAATGCTATTTTTGGAGGACAACTGGCTGCATTAAGAAGGATCGCTGCACTTTCCCGCATATACCAGAAAACAAGGGCATTGACAGACATAAAGGGGAATCACAACCCTGA